GGTTCCAAAATCATCTAACGCTACCTTCACTCCCAAATTTCTTATCCTTTCTAACACTTTTACACTGTGATGCATGTTTTCCATCGCAACATTCTCTGTTATTTCGATGTGTAGATATTCGGGATCTATTTCGTAATAATGAATTAACTTTTCAATCCATTCGGAGATATCTTGCCTCTTAAATTGGACAGGAGATATGTTAACCGAAACCATCAAAGAATTGCCTTTACTATTTTTCCAATCTCTTTTGTGTTTTAATACTGTTTCCATTACCCATTGCCCTATGGGAAGAATTTGACCAGTCTCTTCTGCAATATCAATAAAATGAAACGGCGATAAAATACCTTCTGTCGGATGGTTCCATCGAATCAAAGCTTCTGCTCCACAGATTTGAGAAGTGAATAAATCTAATATAGGTTGATAATATACCAGAAACTCTTCTCGTTGAATAGCATATCGAAGGTCTTTTTCCTTTTCCATCCAGGTGGCTACACGTTCACGAATATTTTGATCAAAAAACCGGTATTTGTTTTTTCCGCCTGCTTTTGCTTCGTTCATCGCAACATCCGCATGTTGGATGAGTGTATCTCTATCATCCCCATCATCTGGATAAACTGCTATTCCTATGCTTGCTCCAATAAAAAATTCTGACTCTTCTATTGTAAAGGGAGTTTCAAAAGACTTTAATACGTCCAACGCTAATTCTTCTACATCTAATAAATTATTTATTCTTGGCTTTAAGATAAAGAATTCATCCCCGCCAGACCTAGCTAATATTTCTCCATTATCGGCTATTCCTTCAAAACGACGTGCTACTTGTTTTAACATTTCATCACCAACTAAATGTCCGCGGGTATCATTGATCCTCTTAAAATCATCTAAATCAACAATTAAAAGTGCAAACTGTTTCCTTTTCCTTTGATGAGATAGCAACACTTTTTTCAAATGATCGTAAAATAAAGTTCTGTTTCCCAGCTTTGTTAACTTGTCATAAAATGCCATATCGTACATTTCCATCATCATTTTTTTCTGACCAGTAACATCTAAGTGGGAACCTGCCATACGTAACACATTACCATTCTTATCTCTTGCAACTTTTCCCCGGCTTTGAACCCAGCGATAGTCTCCCTTTTTTTCTTTCATCCTATACTCACAATAATAATAGGGAACACTACCTATGGAATGCTGCTCTTCAGCTTTTTCGGCTGTCAGAAGATCGTCCGGATGCACCAGCGATTTCCAACCTTCATAAGTGCTACTAATTTCCGTTTCTCCATAACCAAGCATTTCTTTTGTTCGGCTAAACATCATTGTACCAGTTTGTTTATTAAAGTCCCATATGTTTTCATTACTACCTTCAACAATGAGCCGATACTTTTCTTCCGTTTCAGCCAAAGTAGCTTGCTGTTTTTTTAAGCTATTATAATTTTCTTCAAGCTCTGATTCCATAGCAATTAATTCTTCGTAAGAGCTTTCTAACTCTTCATAACTCATTAATAATCGATGGCGAGATTCCTTAAGTTTTTGCATTTGGCTGTATATTAATACAAATAATAGTATCGCCGTAATAAGCACATAGAACCACCCTTTATAAGTCTGCATGGTTCTGTAATGATTGGGATCCGGAACAAAATATAGCAATATTTTGTCAGAAAGGGCAATCCAAAATAATCCCACGATCAGGTATATGATTGTAATTCTCCACGGAACTTTCTCCAAACTGGTTAACTGAAGATTGTTTCGTTCCACAACTTGCCTAGCTTTTTCTTTTTCTAGTACTCCCATATACCTGCCTCCTCCACCGCGCTAGCCTAGCTTTAAAAGTATGCACTAATATTTGCTCTATACCCCTCTTACTATTTTTGTAACGACTACTTACGATCAAAGAAAGGACTTTTCCCACTAACAGATAGAGGAATGCCATATGCATTTTTAACATCAGATTCAAAATAACCCAGCAGCATTGCTGCTTTTCCAGCTGTAAACATAATTCTGTTATCACATCGATGATCTGTCGCAATAGCAGCTGCAGAACCAATCGCCACTCCTAAATCTCCTGCATTAAATGCACAGATCCCTTCATTTTCCATGTTTTCAGCGCAATGAGTATACCCGCAATATCCACATACAGCTACCCCTACTGGTTTTAGTTGTGTTCCCGCTAGAAATACTAATTGAGATTCATCAATATTAGTCGCATCTCTATTAAAAAATGCAGCCTCATGTTCTTCAGCAATCTGT
This genomic interval from Tindallia magadiensis contains the following:
- a CDS encoding bifunctional diguanylate cyclase/phosphodiesterase, which codes for MGVLEKEKARQVVERNNLQLTSLEKVPWRITIIYLIVGLFWIALSDKILLYFVPDPNHYRTMQTYKGWFYVLITAILLFVLIYSQMQKLKESRHRLLMSYEELESSYEELIAMESELEENYNSLKKQQATLAETEEKYRLIVEGSNENIWDFNKQTGTMMFSRTKEMLGYGETEISSTYEGWKSLVHPDDLLTAEKAEEQHSIGSVPYYYCEYRMKEKKGDYRWVQSRGKVARDKNGNVLRMAGSHLDVTGQKKMMMEMYDMAFYDKLTKLGNRTLFYDHLKKVLLSHQRKRKQFALLIVDLDDFKRINDTRGHLVGDEMLKQVARRFEGIADNGEILARSGGDEFFILKPRINNLLDVEELALDVLKSFETPFTIEESEFFIGASIGIAVYPDDGDDRDTLIQHADVAMNEAKAGGKNKYRFFDQNIRERVATWMEKEKDLRYAIQREEFLVYYQPILDLFTSQICGAEALIRWNHPTEGILSPFHFIDIAEETGQILPIGQWVMETVLKHKRDWKNSKGNSLMVSVNISPVQFKRQDISEWIEKLIHYYEIDPEYLHIEITENVAMENMHHSVKVLERIRNLGVKVALDDFGTGYSSLNYLRALPLDILKIDKAFISQLEKNKKEAAIVKQIINMAHELDLKVTAEGVEEKEQIDILKLFGCENVQGYFYYKPMSEEDFRKIVS
- a CDS encoding ferredoxin domain-containing protein, giving the protein MIYRKEITERNAVFRVAELMAMAARTAPKAKGIDNLEIIILEGEEKDQLANKMRQIAEEHEAAFFNRDATNIDESQLVFLAGTQLKPVGVAVCGYCGYTHCAENMENEGICAFNAGDLGVAIGSAAAIATDHRCDNRIMFTAGKAAMLLGYFESDVKNAYGIPLSVSGKSPFFDRK